A window from Bufo bufo chromosome 1, aBufBuf1.1, whole genome shotgun sequence encodes these proteins:
- the C1QB gene encoding complement C1q subcomponent subunit B, translating to MDSGGALTFFSIVLLSLPLCRTQSCQARMPGIPGIPGTSGADGKDGADGEKGDQGPPGTFLGWNEEEHRGDPGRLGMPGKVGPKGPMGPPGQPGRKGEKGLKGQSGEYKTELHSAFSVKKTTIGNPRKDQPIRFDREIINVNRQYNIHNGTFTCQIPGLYYFTYHASSRGHLCIHIVKGRVNEAKERIVLFCDQVLNVFQTTTGGVVLKVSKEESVWLETTEKSNLLGTEGADSIFSGFLLFAES from the exons ATGGATTCAGGAGGAGCACTGACCTTCTTCTCTATTGTCCTCCTCTCTCTTCCCTTATGTCGGACGCAGAGTTGCCAAGCTCGCATGCCAGGAATACCTGGAATACCTGGAACTTCTGGTGCAGATGGAAAGGATGGAGCAGATGGGGAGAAGGGAGACCAGG GTCCTCCTGGAACCTTTCTTGGCTGGAATGAAGAAGAACATAGAGGAGACCCCGGTAGACTTGGAATGCCAGGAAAAGTAGGGCCAAAAGGGCCAATGGGTCCTCCAGGTCAACCAGGACGTAAAGGGGAAAAAGGCTTAAAAGGACAATCAGGAGAATACAAAACCGAGCTTCACTCTGCTTTCTCTGTGAAGAAAACCACTATTGGAAACCCACGAAAGGATCAACCTATTCGCTTTGATCGAGAGATCATCAATGTGAACAGACAGTACAACATCCATAATGGGACATTCACTTGTCAGATCCCTGGTCTCTACTACTTCACCTACCATGCCTCGTCCAGGGGACACCTCTGCATCCACATTGTCAAAGGTAGAGTCAATGAAGCCAAAGAGAGGATTGTTCTGTTCTGTGACCAGGTCCTTAATGTCTTCCAGACAACAACCGGTGGTGTTGTGCTGAAAGTTAGCAAGGAAGAATCCGTCTGGCTGGAGACCACTGAAAAAAGCAATCTGCTGGGCACAGAAGGAGCAGACAGTATATTCTCTGGCTTCCTGCTCTTCGCAGAATCTTAA